The Sandaracinus amylolyticus genomic interval GACCTCGCGCTCCTGCAGCGCGCGCAGGAGCTTGCTCTGCAGCTCGAGCGGGATCTCGCCGACCTCGTCGAGGAAGAGCGTCCCTCCGTCGGCGAGCTGGAAGCGCCCGACGCGATCCTTGTGCGCGCCGGTGTACGCGCCCTTCACGTGGCCGAAGAACTCGCTCTCGAAGATCTCGCGCGGGACGCTCGCGCAATTGACCTTCACGAGCGGCCCCGACGCGCGCTCGCTGCGCGCGTGGATGGCGCGCGCGACGAGCTCCTTGCCCACGCCGGACTCGCCGAGCACGAGCACCGTGGCGTCGGTCGCCGCGACGGCGTCCACCTCGCTCAGGATGCGCTGCAGCGTCGCGGACGCCGCGATGATCTCCGCGCCGCCGCCCGCCTCGGACACTTCTTCGCGCAGGTAGTCGCGCTCGCGCTCGAGCCTCCGCTTGAGCTGCGCGATCTCGTCGAGCGCCGCGGTCTGCGCCGCGTACGCGCGCTCGAGCTCCTCGCGCTGCGCGGTGACCTCGAGGAGCTGCTGATAGGTGCGCAGCGCCGCGATGACGGTGGTGAGGAGCCGCGTCGAGGTGAGCTCGGTCTTGGTGCGGTAGTCGCTGATGTCGAAGTCGCGGATCACCGTCGACTCGGGCGCTTGTCCCGGCTGACCGGTGCGCAGCACCACGCGCACGTTGCGGTTGCCGAGCGCCTCGCGGATGTGGCGCACGAGGTCGAGCCCCGCGTCGTCGGTCTCCATCACGACGTCGAGCAGGACGAGCGCGAGGTCGGGATGGTCGGCGAGCAGCGCGCGCGCTTCGTCCGCGGAGCGGGCGCTCAGGAATTCGAGGCGTCGCTCGGAGAACGAGACGCTCCGCAGGGCGAGCACGGTGACGTCGTGCACCTCCTGCTCGTCGTCGACGATCGCGATCTTCCAAGCGCCGTCGGGAGGCGCGCCGGGCGCTGGACGCGCCGCGTCGTCGTCGTCGTCGCGCGCGAAGGGAGACTCGTGATCGTCGGACCGCACCACGTGCGCGAGCGTGCCGAGCGAGGGACGCGATTTCAACACCCCGTCGCCCGGCTCCTCACGCTCCGCGCGAGCGCGTCAGTACATGTCGTAGCCGAGGCCGCCCAGCAGCGCGATGGTCTGGAAGTCGTCGCCGAACCACGTCGGGTGCACCTCGAACGAGACCTGGATCGCGTGGCGCTTGCCCGGGCCGTCGCTCCCGATGTTCAGCGCCACGCGCCCGTGGAGGCCGAAGAACGGGTTCGAGCCCGCGCAGCCTCGATCGCGCGCGGTGCCCACTTGTCCGTCGCCCTGCGCTCCATCGTCGCAGCCGGTCCACACGTCGATCGACGGGCCCGCGGCGATCGAGATCACGTCCGCCGGAGTGAGCTCGAACATGAACGAGTTCCAGAGCGAGAACGCGCCTTCCTCACTGCCGCCCTGCGCGACCAGCGACGCGTATTGCGCGGTCGGCTGGTAATAGGCCGCGACCAGATCGCCGATCTGGATGCCGAGACGGAGGCTCCCACCGAGCATCCAGCCCTCGGGCTCGTTGAACGTGTACCCACCGTTGATCGACGCGCCGAGCCGCGGACGGATCATGTCGGGCCTGTCGACCTCGACCTCGTGCATCGGCGCCACCTCGGCGTCGAGCTGTGCGGGCGGTGCCTCTTGCTCGACGACGACGCGCTCTTCGACGATCACCGGCGGCTCGCCGGCGCGCTCTTCGATGATCAGCGTCTCTTCCTCGACCTGCGCCGACGCGCTCGGCGCCATCGCCGCCCACGCGGCGCACGCCGACGCCACGATCCACATCCTCCGCATCGGTCCACGTCCTCCTGCGCCCGCGAGAGCGCGCTGGACGCTCCGCACTCCGCGTTCCAAGCGCTCGCGAGCTGCGGACCGAGGGCGAGAGATCACACCGCGCGGCGCGCCGGGCGGCGCAGCGCGGCGAGCCGCGAGCGCTCCGGCGCAGCACGCCTCGCGCGCACGGGCGCGCTCGGTCGTGCGTGGCGCGGCTCACGGATCGCGGGCGACGCGCTCCTCGACGCGAGCGGGATCGTGAGCCTCGCGATCACGCGCACACCCGCGATCATCGACCACCGGACGGCGGGCTCGGTCGCGCGGCTCGCTCGCGGGCAG includes:
- a CDS encoding sigma-54-dependent transcriptional regulator, whose product is MLKSRPSLGTLAHVVRSDDHESPFARDDDDDAARPAPGAPPDGAWKIAIVDDEQEVHDVTVLALRSVSFSERRLEFLSARSADEARALLADHPDLALVLLDVVMETDDAGLDLVRHIREALGNRNVRVVLRTGQPGQAPESTVIRDFDISDYRTKTELTSTRLLTTVIAALRTYQQLLEVTAQREELERAYAAQTAALDEIAQLKRRLERERDYLREEVSEAGGGAEIIAASATLQRILSEVDAVAATDATVLVLGESGVGKELVARAIHARSERASGPLVKVNCASVPREIFESEFFGHVKGAYTGAHKDRVGRFQLADGGTLFLDEVGEIPLELQSKLLRALQEREVERVGDTRAQRVDVRVVAATNRDLKACVEAGTFRADLYYRLHVFPITVPPLRARRADIAPLFEHFVAKACARLRRPFVPPSPALLRAIEAYPWPGNVRELENVVERAVILAVDGVLRLETILPDSASSVADDVLAEPARSSAVPAEPRGASRWPTRGFYTADELRDLERENLLAVMTAADGKVAGPGGAADLLGVKPSTLSYQLKSFGITRR